In a single window of the Streptomyces sp. NBC_00353 genome:
- a CDS encoding class-II fumarase/aspartase family protein — protein sequence MTFDLLTAVGADEEMAAVFSEQRAVADWLVVEAALTHGLAAAGVVEGDTAERIIAACRPEVVDTEGLWSQSATVGYPIFPLVRMICASLDDEAAGFVHFGATTQDIMDCALALQLRDAAGRLLDLVGQLGDGLAVLVRRHEGTLMAGRTHAQQAVPTTFGAKCAVFLDEFTRHRERLTVARQRVSVLSLFGAGGTSAALGERAAVVRDEMARRLDLAATEVPWHVARDRVAEFAMAAALVTATCVRLAREMVDLSRTEIGEVAEADGLYRGASSTMPQKANPISAELTIGFGVMAQAAASAMLRAMEAGHERAAGEWQVEWQALPAASASAAGALRAAIALTSGLRVFPGRMRANLDADGGRIMAEGYMIALASQLGRDRAHEVLYEAVRRSREKDQPLVATLRSSLDAEAWSALEPVLPTPSDYLGSTTQICQAAVTEWRRGAQPDSTRTDPVVITEEEGNE from the coding sequence GTGACCTTTGATCTATTGACCGCTGTCGGTGCTGATGAAGAGATGGCGGCCGTCTTTTCCGAGCAGAGAGCCGTGGCGGACTGGCTTGTGGTTGAGGCTGCCCTGACCCATGGTCTGGCGGCCGCCGGTGTCGTCGAGGGCGATACGGCTGAGCGGATCATCGCCGCCTGTCGGCCCGAGGTCGTCGACACGGAGGGACTCTGGTCGCAGTCCGCTACGGTCGGATACCCGATCTTTCCCTTGGTGCGGATGATCTGCGCCTCGCTGGACGACGAGGCTGCCGGCTTCGTGCATTTCGGCGCGACGACCCAGGACATCATGGACTGCGCGCTGGCGCTGCAGCTGCGGGATGCCGCCGGGCGGCTCCTCGACCTTGTCGGACAGCTCGGTGACGGGCTTGCGGTGCTGGTACGCCGGCACGAAGGCACGCTCATGGCCGGTCGTACTCACGCTCAACAGGCCGTGCCCACCACGTTCGGCGCGAAGTGCGCGGTGTTCCTGGACGAGTTCACACGTCACCGGGAGCGGCTGACCGTGGCCAGGCAGCGGGTGTCGGTGCTGTCCTTGTTCGGCGCCGGAGGCACTTCCGCCGCGCTGGGCGAGCGTGCCGCCGTTGTGCGTGATGAGATGGCTCGCCGTCTCGATCTGGCCGCGACCGAAGTGCCGTGGCATGTGGCCAGGGACCGGGTGGCCGAGTTCGCCATGGCCGCGGCACTGGTGACTGCCACCTGTGTGCGCCTGGCACGGGAGATGGTGGACCTCTCCCGTACCGAGATCGGCGAGGTCGCCGAGGCGGACGGCTTGTACCGGGGTGCGTCCTCGACGATGCCGCAGAAAGCCAATCCGATCTCCGCGGAGCTCACCATCGGTTTCGGGGTTATGGCCCAGGCCGCCGCTTCCGCGATGCTGCGCGCGATGGAGGCGGGCCATGAACGGGCGGCGGGGGAGTGGCAGGTCGAATGGCAGGCACTGCCCGCAGCCTCTGCCTCCGCGGCGGGGGCACTACGCGCGGCTATCGCATTGACCAGCGGCCTTCGTGTGTTCCCCGGGCGGATGCGCGCCAACCTGGACGCCGACGGAGGCAGGATCATGGCCGAGGGGTACATGATCGCGCTCGCATCCCAGCTGGGCCGCGACCGCGCACACGAGGTTCTCTACGAGGCGGTGCGCCGATCGCGGGAGAAGGACCAACCCCTTGTAGCCACCCTGCGGTCGAGCCTGGACGCGGAGGCATGGTCCGCTCTGGAACCGGTGCTGCCGACCCCGTCGGACTACCTCGGCTCGACAACCCAGATATGCCAGGCAGCGGTGACCGAGTGGCGCCGTGGCGCGCAACCGGATTCTACAAGGACAGATCCCGTCGTCATCACGGAAGAGGAGGGAAACGAATGA
- a CDS encoding IPT/TIG domain-containing protein yields the protein MKTLVGGRIALTIALLCAALAIAGGFSAPARAAVQQTVYVSPSGSGSACTSAAPCSLTQAQSSVQDLAPSMTGDIVVQLADGTYRLDSPLDLTAADSGRNGHTVIWQAAPNAHPVLSGAKKITGWSLADSSKNIWKTTDIPANLNTRQLYVNGLRAPIAQGAPPVGLTGNTTGYTAADSTYSTWRNPASLEFVYPAGNGLWTESRCRVGSISGTAITMSQPCWKNVTQRPAGANGGFPFPSMSTTTRPTRIENAYELLHAGQWYLDKSSSTLYYIPAPGQNMPTIDVEAPSIESLLTGTGTLGSPIRDITFSGLQFAYATWNGPSSNLGFAEVQANLTMTGATTDPPQGTCNFSSPAGTCPYGAYTQEPGNVSWKYAQYITFEGNTFTHLGAAGLAFGDGSQHNTIIGNVFTDISGIGVELGSAGNPNPTDSREFNSYNTINNNLITRIGVEYPGAVGILLFFTQHTQVAHNDIHDVPYSGISSGAVAGHADTAAHPNLTTNVNSTNDISYNVIYNYMNTLADGGAIYLEGHQNETVLNTDSTVNESASFAGGLTVTGNVVYNQGGDFFAYYNDIGSQWITYSNNVQWSAPNGNGGCYPVGHISFTGNYYANPINQLPCGSSVDMQFSNNTQIPGSPSAGDLPQSVLSGAGLEPAYQGIATSATPRLGYAYPRTGSATAGQQVLVAGSGFSSGTQVTWGSASATSVNVLSSEFLIATAPAGAALSQIAVATGGGKTLPVVDDTNSGISYTGSWTAQTYNGNFGNTQHYTTTNGDSFSYTFSGTGIDYITAMDTNRGNVNVYIDGVLNQQANCYAPSTQPQQVCASVRGLSSGSHTIKVTKVDGTYMTLDALIAYVQPPSDSVIDDTNSGISYTGSWTAQTYNGNFDDTQHYTTTNGDSFSYTFSGTGIDYITAMDTNRGNVNVYIDGVLNQQANCSASSTKLQQVCASVRGLSNGSHTIKVTKVDGSYMTLDALQLSGG from the coding sequence ATGAAGACACTGGTAGGAGGGCGTATCGCACTGACGATCGCCCTACTCTGCGCGGCCCTGGCGATCGCGGGCGGATTCTCCGCTCCGGCGCGGGCCGCGGTCCAGCAGACGGTGTACGTGTCGCCGAGCGGTTCGGGAAGCGCGTGCACCTCCGCCGCGCCGTGCTCGCTCACCCAGGCGCAGTCGTCCGTGCAGGACCTGGCTCCGTCGATGACCGGGGACATCGTGGTCCAGCTCGCCGACGGAACCTACCGGCTCGACTCGCCGCTCGACCTCACCGCCGCTGACAGCGGCCGGAATGGCCACACGGTGATCTGGCAGGCCGCGCCCAACGCGCACCCGGTACTGAGCGGGGCGAAGAAGATCACCGGCTGGTCGCTCGCTGACTCCAGTAAGAACATCTGGAAGACAACCGACATTCCTGCGAACCTGAACACCCGGCAGCTCTATGTCAACGGGCTGCGCGCCCCGATTGCACAAGGCGCACCACCGGTGGGCCTGACAGGCAACACCACCGGCTACACCGCCGCGGATTCCACCTACTCGACCTGGCGCAACCCGGCCTCGTTGGAGTTCGTCTACCCGGCGGGCAACGGGCTCTGGACCGAGAGCCGGTGCAGAGTCGGCAGCATCTCCGGAACGGCGATCACCATGTCGCAGCCGTGCTGGAAGAACGTCACGCAACGTCCGGCCGGGGCGAACGGTGGCTTCCCGTTCCCCTCCATGTCCACAACCACCAGGCCGACTCGTATTGAGAACGCCTACGAGTTGCTGCACGCCGGGCAGTGGTATCTGGACAAATCGTCCTCGACGCTGTATTACATACCGGCCCCGGGCCAGAACATGCCGACGATCGACGTCGAGGCCCCGAGTATCGAGTCGCTTCTCACCGGCACCGGAACGCTGGGCTCGCCCATCCGCGACATCACCTTCAGCGGGCTGCAGTTCGCCTATGCCACCTGGAACGGCCCGAGCAGTAACCTCGGTTTCGCCGAGGTCCAGGCCAACCTCACCATGACCGGCGCGACCACCGACCCGCCGCAGGGAACCTGCAACTTCAGCAGCCCTGCCGGCACCTGCCCGTACGGTGCCTACACCCAGGAGCCCGGCAACGTCTCCTGGAAGTACGCCCAGTACATCACCTTCGAGGGCAACACCTTCACCCACCTCGGTGCGGCCGGCCTCGCCTTCGGCGACGGCAGCCAGCACAACACCATCATCGGCAACGTCTTCACCGACATCTCGGGAATCGGCGTCGAACTGGGCAGCGCCGGCAACCCGAATCCGACAGACAGCAGAGAGTTCAACTCCTACAACACCATCAACAATAATCTCATCACCCGCATAGGCGTCGAATACCCCGGCGCCGTCGGCATCCTGCTGTTCTTCACGCAGCACACCCAGGTCGCACACAACGACATCCATGACGTCCCGTACTCGGGAATCTCCAGCGGCGCGGTGGCCGGGCACGCCGATACAGCGGCCCACCCGAACCTGACAACCAACGTCAACTCCACCAACGACATCAGCTACAACGTCATCTACAACTACATGAACACTCTTGCCGACGGCGGGGCCATCTACCTGGAGGGCCACCAGAACGAGACGGTCCTCAACACGGACAGCACCGTCAATGAATCGGCGAGCTTCGCCGGAGGCCTGACAGTCACCGGCAACGTCGTCTACAACCAGGGCGGCGACTTCTTCGCGTACTACAACGACATCGGCAGCCAGTGGATCACTTACAGCAACAACGTGCAGTGGAGCGCACCCAACGGAAACGGCGGCTGCTACCCGGTCGGCCACATCTCGTTCACCGGCAACTACTATGCCAACCCGATCAACCAGCTGCCGTGCGGCTCCTCGGTCGACATGCAGTTCTCCAACAACACCCAGATCCCGGGCTCTCCTTCCGCGGGAGATCTGCCGCAGTCGGTTCTGTCGGGCGCAGGTCTGGAGCCCGCTTACCAGGGCATCGCCACTAGTGCCACGCCACGGCTGGGGTACGCGTACCCGCGCACCGGCAGCGCGACCGCGGGCCAGCAGGTCCTGGTCGCGGGCAGCGGTTTCTCCTCCGGTACGCAGGTCACTTGGGGCTCGGCGTCGGCGACCTCGGTCAATGTGCTCTCCTCTGAATTCCTGATCGCTACGGCTCCGGCCGGCGCAGCCCTCTCCCAGATTGCCGTCGCGACGGGGGGCGGGAAAACGCTACCCGTGGTCGACGACACGAACTCGGGTATCAGCTATACCGGGAGTTGGACGGCGCAGACCTACAACGGCAACTTCGGCAACACCCAGCACTACACCACCACCAACGGCGACTCGTTCAGCTACACGTTCAGCGGAACGGGCATCGACTACATCACCGCAATGGACACCAACCGCGGTAACGTCAATGTCTATATTGACGGCGTGCTGAATCAGCAAGCCAACTGCTATGCCCCGAGTACGCAGCCTCAGCAGGTCTGCGCGAGTGTGCGCGGCCTGAGCAGCGGAAGCCACACGATCAAGGTGACGAAAGTCGACGGCACTTACATGACCCTCGACGCGCTCATCGCCTACGTCCAACCACCGTCCGATTCCGTGATCGACGACACGAACTCGGGTATCAGCTATACCGGGAGTTGGACGGCGCAGACCTACAACGGCAACTTCGACGACACCCAGCACTACACCACCACCAACGGCGACTCGTTCAGCTACACGTTCAGCGGAACGGGCATCGACTACATCACCGCAATGGACACCAACCGCGGTAACGTCAATGTCTATATTGACGGCGTGCTGAATCAGCAAGCCAACTGCTCTGCCTCGAGCACGAAGTTGCAGCAGGTCTGCGCGAGTGTGCGCGGCCTGAGCAACGGGAGTCACACGATCAAGGTGACGAAAGTCGACGGCAGCTACATGACCCTCGACGCACTGCAGCTCTCGGGAGGGTAA
- a CDS encoding transposase family protein, whose protein sequence is MADTHVRVEARATAGQAACPGCGCWSGRIHGSYLRFPRDLPTSGKLVVMSLRVRRFVCEADSCSRKTFAEQVPGLTRRFGRRTERLRSTLVSVGLALAGRAGARMSDAFGVRAGTPC, encoded by the coding sequence GTGGCTGACACACATGTCCGAGTGGAGGCCCGGGCCACGGCCGGGCAGGCGGCCTGTCCGGGCTGTGGGTGCTGGTCGGGGCGAATACACGGCTCCTACCTGCGGTTTCCCCGAGATCTGCCCACGTCGGGCAAGCTCGTCGTGATGTCGTTGCGGGTGCGCCGGTTCGTCTGCGAGGCGGACTCCTGTTCGCGCAAGACGTTCGCCGAGCAGGTGCCCGGCCTCACCCGTCGATTCGGTCGGCGGACGGAGCGGCTGCGATCGACGCTCGTCTCTGTCGGTCTCGCGCTCGCAGGACGGGCCGGCGCCCGAATGTCGGACGCCTTCGGAGTCCGAGCCGGAACACCCTGCTGA
- a CDS encoding transposase translates to MLVDVETRRPVDLLPDREADTLAAWLAERPGIEIICRDRALFYAEGATRGAPQALQVADRWHLWHNLGEATEKCVCRHRGCLRTAPTPLEEPQQVPETTWSSPWPTGHRFAERARAKHATVHALLVAGHSKRSIARQLGMGLNTVLRFSRATAPGQLFTGQWQSRPTKLDAYKPYLDQRWQEGCTNAWKLWEEIKEQGYMTERHPGPLNLEPHRGSVSPTQSWEEDLRYVTGGRFFADRDGG, encoded by the coding sequence GTGCTCGTCGACGTCGAGACACGCCGCCCGGTGGACCTCCTGCCGGACCGGGAGGCGGACACCCTCGCGGCCTGGCTAGCCGAACGGCCGGGGATCGAGATCATCTGCCGGGACCGCGCCCTCTTTTACGCCGAAGGCGCCACCCGCGGCGCCCCGCAGGCACTCCAGGTCGCTGACAGGTGGCACCTCTGGCACAACCTCGGCGAAGCCACCGAGAAATGCGTCTGCCGACACCGCGGCTGCCTGCGCACTGCACCGACACCGCTGGAAGAGCCACAGCAGGTGCCGGAGACGACCTGGTCATCGCCGTGGCCGACAGGTCATCGGTTTGCCGAACGCGCCCGAGCCAAGCACGCCACCGTCCACGCGCTCCTGGTCGCCGGGCACAGCAAGCGGTCCATCGCACGGCAGCTCGGTATGGGCCTCAACACCGTTCTCCGTTTCTCCCGTGCCACCGCGCCGGGGCAGCTGTTCACCGGTCAGTGGCAGAGCCGCCCTACCAAGCTCGACGCCTACAAGCCCTACCTCGACCAGCGATGGCAGGAAGGCTGCACCAACGCCTGGAAACTATGGGAGGAGATCAAGGAACAGGGCTATATGACGGAGAGGCATCCTGGGCCGTTGAACTTGGAGCCGCACCGCGGATCGGTTTCCCCGACGCAATCCTGGGAGGAAGATCTCCGGTATGTAACTGGCGGTAGGTTCTTTGCGGATCGAGACGGGGGCTAG
- a CDS encoding P-loop NTPase fold protein, which translates to MIRDRPSPVLVVMDDLDRLTPDELLLVFKLVRLVGHLPNVYYLISFDEQTLLDVLRRSDLVGDSEPRAREFLEKIVQVRLDLPAFRERNADVLVDRSLTAVLHSHELTMMPNEQRRFSEAYFRHLQGRLRTPRAIKRFFGQVDATLGSLAGNVDLVDFLLVTFLRTSEPGAYRVLGRHRAELTGTSFDPPRQTTPHPFP; encoded by the coding sequence GTGATCCGAGACCGGCCAAGCCCCGTCCTGGTGGTCATGGACGACCTGGACCGCCTGACGCCCGACGAGTTGCTCCTGGTCTTCAAGCTGGTACGCCTGGTAGGCCACCTACCGAACGTCTACTACCTGATCAGCTTCGACGAGCAGACTCTGCTGGACGTCCTGCGGCGCAGCGACCTGGTCGGGGACAGCGAACCGAGAGCCCGCGAGTTCCTGGAAAAGATCGTCCAGGTGCGGCTGGACCTTCCCGCGTTCCGCGAACGTAACGCCGACGTCTTGGTCGACCGCTCGCTCACCGCGGTCCTGCACTCACACGAGCTGACGATGATGCCCAACGAACAGCGACGGTTCTCCGAGGCGTATTTCCGGCATCTGCAGGGCCGCCTGCGCACACCTCGAGCGATCAAGCGGTTCTTCGGCCAGGTCGATGCCACCCTCGGCTCACTCGCCGGAAACGTGGATCTCGTCGACTTCCTCCTCGTCACCTTTCTGCGCACCAGCGAACCCGGCGCCTACCGGGTCCTCGGGCGGCATCGCGCCGAACTCACCGGCACCAGTTTCGATCCGCCGCGCCAGACTACGCCGCATCCGTTTCCATGA
- a CDS encoding IS630 family transposase, whose product MPERVRVREIDDDEGRRLLRIIRRGAGSVVTWRRAQMVLLSAQGMPVAKIAEVSFTSDDRVRDVIHNFNADGFDSLYPKYSGGRPKTFTLPERREIKKIAKSKPTEHDLPFSTWSLTKLADFLVAEGVVDDISHEGLRILLREEGVSFQRLKTWKTSRDPDYAAKKARVEHLYAIADGEVIPEDGEPEVIFCMDEFGPLNLMPHPGRQWAERGGTHKDPDREPRRRRRATYNRYGGVRHLFAALDLAKDKLYGHIKPVKKRTQFLEFCRYLRSLYPDTVRIAIVADNFSPHLTTKRCQRVGTWAAANNVEIAYTPTNSSWLNRIEAQFTALRYFTLDGTDHADHKEQGSMIRRYIIWRNRHADDQHLQAVVDRANVA is encoded by the coding sequence GTGCCAGAACGAGTGCGTGTCCGAGAGATCGATGATGATGAGGGGCGGCGACTGCTGCGGATTATCCGCAGAGGCGCCGGGTCGGTGGTGACCTGGCGGCGGGCCCAGATGGTGCTGCTGTCCGCGCAGGGCATGCCGGTGGCGAAGATCGCCGAGGTGTCGTTCACCAGCGACGACCGGGTCCGGGACGTGATCCACAACTTCAACGCCGACGGCTTCGACTCTCTGTATCCGAAGTACTCCGGTGGCCGGCCGAAGACGTTCACGCTGCCGGAGCGCCGTGAGATCAAGAAGATCGCGAAGTCGAAGCCGACCGAGCACGACCTGCCGTTCTCGACCTGGAGCCTGACCAAGCTGGCGGACTTCCTGGTCGCCGAGGGGGTGGTCGACGACATCAGCCACGAGGGCCTGCGCATCCTGCTCCGCGAGGAAGGCGTCTCGTTTCAACGCCTGAAGACCTGGAAGACCTCACGCGATCCGGACTACGCGGCCAAGAAAGCGCGGGTCGAGCACCTGTACGCCATCGCCGACGGCGAGGTTATACCCGAGGACGGCGAACCCGAAGTCATCTTCTGCATGGACGAGTTCGGGCCGCTCAACCTGATGCCCCACCCGGGCCGGCAGTGGGCCGAGCGCGGCGGCACACACAAGGACCCCGACCGTGAACCGCGCCGACGGCGACGAGCGACCTACAACCGCTACGGCGGGGTGCGACACCTGTTCGCCGCCCTGGACCTGGCCAAGGACAAGCTCTACGGCCACATCAAACCGGTCAAGAAGCGCACCCAGTTCCTGGAGTTCTGCCGCTACCTGCGCAGCCTCTACCCGGACACCGTCCGGATCGCGATCGTGGCCGACAACTTCTCCCCGCACCTGACCACGAAAAGGTGCCAGCGGGTCGGCACCTGGGCTGCCGCGAACAACGTCGAGATCGCCTACACACCGACCAACTCCTCCTGGCTCAACCGCATCGAGGCCCAGTTCACGGCCCTGCGCTACTTCACTCTGGACGGCACGGACCACGCCGACCACAAGGAACAGGGCAGCATGATCCGCCGCTACATCATCTGGCGAAACCGCCATGCCGACGACCAGCACCTACAAGCCGTCGTCGACAGGGCAAACGTTGCCTGA
- a CDS encoding helicase associated domain-containing protein, with protein MRRLLTFHFRTSEAEAFASGLSQVAKSLWETGDAVYSEPGAVWADWLCGEHKTSHRRQVLEEFATGVVDEMVMERCVLSSARVLGEGVDTKNCDAVVFADVRGSTPDVVQTVGRALRMQPGEGKTASLVVPVFLGPGEEPDEMLVSKAYTDLAKVLTALRAHDTEAVEQLAVPQAAGRPSVGGTALEAGGGGLSGPAQGLLSFSAPRDPAKLAAFITARVLKPEGEYWRRGLQAALAYHSDHGHLRVPYGHTAPDGFPLGVWISAQRRTHRQGNLAEDRVQQLDEVGMIWSRYTVAFDEGLAAARGWAAEHGHLLAPHEATWQDYPVGVWLKNQRAAARRARNAETPEQQADRQVASSVSAERWQELDDIDPSWCPSWPVAWQRRFHLARTHLSGGRPLPEESGLLLIQGEDIGHWAQAQRAEWNTLVPAQQWLLAEMLGLEPLEEPVPVSARTTATPRRSRAEMWAANLTAARQYAHREGHLNVPRPHIETVDGTDHALGVFIANSRARRTNLALERVEELTTIGMRWS; from the coding sequence TTGCGCCGGCTGCTGACGTTCCACTTTCGCACCAGTGAGGCGGAGGCCTTCGCGAGCGGGCTATCGCAGGTAGCGAAGTCTCTGTGGGAGACCGGTGATGCGGTGTACTCGGAGCCGGGGGCGGTGTGGGCGGACTGGTTGTGCGGGGAGCACAAGACGTCGCACCGTCGCCAGGTGTTGGAGGAGTTCGCGACGGGTGTCGTGGACGAGATGGTGATGGAGCGATGCGTGCTGTCGTCGGCGCGCGTGCTCGGCGAGGGTGTCGATACCAAGAACTGCGACGCGGTCGTCTTCGCGGACGTGCGGGGCTCCACCCCCGATGTCGTTCAAACTGTGGGGCGGGCGCTGCGGATGCAGCCCGGAGAGGGCAAGACGGCCTCCTTGGTGGTGCCGGTGTTTCTCGGGCCGGGAGAGGAGCCCGACGAGATGCTCGTTTCCAAGGCCTACACGGACCTGGCCAAGGTGCTGACCGCACTGCGCGCGCACGACACCGAAGCGGTCGAGCAGCTCGCTGTCCCCCAGGCTGCCGGTCGCCCGTCGGTCGGCGGTACCGCTCTGGAGGCCGGTGGAGGAGGGCTCAGCGGGCCGGCGCAGGGGCTGCTGTCCTTTTCCGCTCCGCGGGACCCGGCGAAGCTGGCGGCGTTCATCACCGCGCGGGTCCTCAAGCCCGAGGGCGAGTACTGGCGCCGGGGCCTGCAGGCCGCCCTCGCCTACCACAGTGATCACGGTCATCTGCGTGTCCCTTATGGACACACAGCACCCGACGGGTTCCCGCTGGGGGTGTGGATCTCCGCACAACGGCGCACGCACCGGCAAGGCAATCTTGCAGAGGACCGGGTGCAGCAGCTCGACGAGGTCGGGATGATCTGGTCCCGCTACACAGTGGCCTTCGATGAAGGACTGGCCGCAGCCCGCGGCTGGGCCGCCGAGCACGGACACCTCCTCGCCCCGCACGAAGCCACCTGGCAGGACTACCCGGTCGGCGTCTGGCTGAAGAACCAGCGCGCCGCCGCACGCCGCGCCCGCAACGCGGAGACGCCAGAGCAGCAGGCAGATCGGCAGGTGGCGAGTTCCGTCAGCGCGGAGCGCTGGCAGGAGCTGGACGACATCGACCCGTCCTGGTGCCCTAGCTGGCCGGTGGCCTGGCAACGCCGCTTCCACCTCGCCCGCACCCACCTGTCCGGCGGCAGACCTCTGCCCGAGGAGAGCGGCCTGCTGCTCATCCAGGGCGAGGACATCGGCCACTGGGCGCAAGCACAGCGCGCCGAATGGAACACCCTGGTGCCCGCGCAGCAGTGGCTGCTCGCCGAGATGCTCGGACTCGAGCCCCTCGAAGAACCGGTGCCGGTTTCTGCCCGGACAACAGCTACGCCACGGCGTAGCCGAGCCGAGATGTGGGCCGCCAACCTCACCGCCGCCCGCCAGTACGCACACCGCGAAGGCCACCTGAACGTCCCCCGACCACACATCGAAACCGTCGACGGCACCGACCACGCCCTCGGAGTCTTCATCGCTAACTCCCGCGCCCGCAGAACCAACCTCGCACTCGAGCGGGTCGAAGAACTCACCACAATCGGCATGAGATGGAGTTGA
- a CDS encoding VOC family protein, giving the protein MDFVSIRIITGDVARLVNFYECATGVSADWSNEDFAELRTTSATLAIGSTRTVPLFAPGSARPADNHSVILEFLVDDVDSVHKNLTGFVEDFVNEPTTMPWGNRSLLFRDPDGNLVNFFTPVTPAAIEKFAR; this is encoded by the coding sequence ATGGACTTTGTCTCTATCCGCATCATCACGGGCGACGTCGCCCGCCTCGTCAACTTTTACGAGTGCGCCACCGGAGTATCTGCCGACTGGTCCAACGAGGACTTCGCGGAGCTCAGGACCACCTCGGCCACCCTCGCGATCGGCAGCACCCGCACTGTCCCCCTGTTCGCGCCTGGCTCCGCCCGCCCGGCCGACAACCACAGCGTCATCCTCGAATTCCTTGTCGACGACGTGGACAGCGTGCACAAGAACCTGACCGGCTTCGTGGAGGACTTCGTCAACGAACCCACCACGATGCCCTGGGGCAACCGTTCGCTACTGTTCCGCGACCCCGACGGCAACCTCGTCAACTTTTTCACCCCCGTCACACCGGCCGCCATCGAGAAGTTCGCTCGCTGA
- a CDS encoding helix-turn-helix transcriptional regulator: protein MPRPVARVLALLELLQSGGIRTVTELADRLDVDERTVRRYVGHLVDLDVPVESVRGRYGGYRLAPGYRMPPLMLSDDEALAVLLGLVAGRRAGLATDTASETAAAKIRRVLPERLSRRLDAVLGSLAFTDRPGEAVAPESTVLLAIADAVNHHRPISIRYTAADGRRSERTLHPHGVVAHSGRWYVTAADLTAGEDRTFRLDRITGVRTLPGSFEPPAGLDPAKRVLTGLATAPYRHEVTLRIQGTAEQIHTRLPAGIAIVEELPSPSSADPQTVRWSRVGLRVERLDWLPAVLASLDRPFIVERPDELRGLVEALAERLTNSARRSPPHE from the coding sequence ATGCCTCGCCCCGTTGCCCGCGTGCTCGCCCTGCTGGAACTCCTGCAGTCGGGCGGCATCCGGACCGTGACCGAACTCGCCGATCGGCTCGACGTCGACGAACGCACCGTACGGCGATACGTCGGTCACCTCGTCGACCTCGATGTGCCCGTCGAGTCGGTGCGCGGCCGCTACGGCGGCTACCGCCTCGCCCCCGGTTACCGCATGCCTCCGCTCATGCTGAGCGACGACGAAGCGCTCGCCGTGCTGCTCGGCCTGGTCGCGGGTCGGCGAGCCGGCTTGGCCACGGACACGGCGAGTGAGACGGCGGCGGCCAAGATCCGACGAGTGCTGCCCGAGCGGCTGAGCCGCAGACTCGACGCCGTGCTCGGTTCCCTTGCCTTCACGGATCGGCCCGGCGAGGCAGTCGCCCCGGAATCCACGGTCCTGCTCGCGATCGCCGACGCGGTTAACCATCACCGGCCGATCTCGATCCGGTACACAGCCGCCGACGGCCGGCGCAGCGAACGCACACTGCACCCGCACGGGGTCGTCGCCCACTCGGGCCGGTGGTACGTCACGGCTGCGGATCTCACGGCCGGCGAGGACCGGACGTTTCGGCTGGATCGCATCACCGGGGTGAGAACCCTACCCGGCTCGTTCGAACCACCCGCCGGACTCGACCCGGCGAAGCGCGTACTGACCGGGCTCGCCACAGCTCCGTACCGGCATGAGGTAACCCTGCGGATCCAGGGGACGGCCGAGCAGATCCACACCCGGCTTCCCGCCGGCATCGCGATCGTGGAGGAACTCCCTTCCCCGAGCAGCGCAGATCCGCAGACCGTGCGCTGGTCCCGCGTCGGACTCCGGGTGGAACGGCTCGACTGGCTGCCGGCTGTCCTCGCCTCGCTGGACCGGCCCTTCATCGTCGAACGCCCAGATGAGCTCCGCGGCCTCGTCGAAGCTCTCGCCGAACGGCTCACGAACTCTGCCCGGCGAAGCCCACCTCACGAATGA
- a CDS encoding TetR/AcrR family transcriptional regulator, translated as MPRAGFDRATVIAAASELADEVGFAGLTMGLLAERVGVRTPSLYKHVDSLDALHRGVGLQAVRDISAVLTRAAVGRSGLDAVRAIAETYRKWALDHPGRYAASVRAPRPADEEYQAVAHESVQILFDVVAGFGLTDERAIDAVRALRTVIHGFVGLESDDAFQMERDPADSYRFVVDTLVNGMRAEAAIDGPGTAPLHAGEGS; from the coding sequence GTGCCTAGGGCCGGATTCGACCGGGCCACGGTCATCGCGGCCGCGTCGGAACTTGCCGACGAGGTCGGCTTCGCTGGCCTGACCATGGGCCTGCTGGCCGAACGGGTCGGCGTACGGACACCGTCGCTGTACAAGCACGTCGATTCGCTGGACGCCCTCCACCGGGGCGTCGGCCTCCAGGCCGTCCGCGACATCAGCGCCGTCCTGACTCGGGCCGCCGTCGGCCGGTCCGGTCTGGACGCGGTCCGCGCGATCGCCGAGACGTACCGGAAGTGGGCCCTCGACCACCCCGGCCGGTACGCCGCCAGCGTCCGCGCCCCGCGCCCCGCGGACGAGGAATACCAGGCCGTGGCCCACGAATCGGTGCAGATCCTGTTCGACGTGGTCGCCGGCTTCGGGCTGACCGACGAGCGCGCCATCGACGCGGTCCGAGCCCTGCGCACCGTCATCCACGGCTTCGTCGGCCTCGAAAGCGACGATGCCTTCCAGATGGAGCGCGACCCCGCCGACAGCTACCGGTTCGTCGTCGACACGCTCGTCAACGGCATGCGGGCCGAGGCCGCCATCGACGGGCCCGGCACTGCGCCGCTCCATGCCGGGGAGGGATCATGA